One Campylobacter pinnipediorum subsp. caledonicus genomic window carries:
- a CDS encoding DegT/DnrJ/EryC1/StrS family aminotransferase yields the protein MQEILFYKPSMDNEELDMIKKALSDQNTNIIDDFEASLRKTFDVKYAITTINNAATHHLALSAMEVKRGDKFICSVNAFPSVAQAIRYFDAEPIFVDINEDDFTINPQALEESLKKNNHKKLKGIFVNHVAGQAAMMDEIEEIAKKYDVHILEDANRAVGLTYKGEKIGAKKSLFTCFQIHSQTINPTAAAGFMVTNNDEIAKKAQLLRNYAMVSGLDKSGNMGYIYDVVDIGLKYDLTTLNGTFAFAQFKKHEAFAKKRQEIAAIYDEELKDCPHISLPVKKRDHIYNQYIIKVDKNRDGFAKELLENGIHTSLHYVPIHLLTYYKSKYGLKVNAFPNALKNYQQILSLPIYGALTEEEIYYICDKIKEIAKNRV from the coding sequence ATGCAGGAAATTTTATTTTATAAACCATCTATGGATAATGAAGAGCTAGATATGATAAAAAAAGCTTTAAGCGATCAAAATACTAACATTATTGATGATTTTGAAGCATCTTTAAGAAAAACATTTGATGTAAAATATGCCATCACAACTATAAATAATGCAGCAACACACCATCTTGCATTGAGCGCTATGGAAGTTAAACGCGGAGATAAGTTTATATGCTCGGTTAATGCTTTTCCAAGCGTAGCGCAAGCTATTAGATATTTTGATGCTGAGCCTATATTTGTTGACATAAATGAAGATGATTTTACTATAAATCCACAAGCTTTAGAAGAGTCTTTGAAAAAGAATAATCATAAAAAACTTAAAGGTATTTTTGTAAATCATGTAGCAGGTCAAGCTGCTATGATGGATGAGATAGAAGAGATTGCAAAAAAATATGATGTTCATATTTTAGAAGATGCAAATAGAGCTGTTGGGCTTACTTATAAAGGTGAAAAAATAGGTGCCAAAAAATCACTTTTTACTTGTTTTCAGATTCATTCTCAAACCATAAATCCAACTGCAGCAGCGGGTTTTATGGTAACAAATAATGATGAAATTGCAAAAAAAGCACAACTTTTAAGAAATTATGCGATGGTTAGTGGGCTTGATAAAAGTGGAAACATGGGCTACATATACGATGTTGTTGATATAGGTTTAAAGTATGACCTTACTACATTAAATGGTACTTTTGCATTTGCTCAGTTTAAAAAACATGAAGCTTTTGCCAAAAAAAGACAAGAGATAGCGGCTATTTATGATGAAGAATTGAAAGATTGCCCACATATAAGTTTACCAGTAAAAAAACGAGACCATATTTATAATCAATACATAATAAAAGTTGATAAAAATCGCGATGGGTTCGCTAAAGAATTGTTAGAAAATGGAATTCACACATCGCTTCACTATGTGCCTATTCATTTGTTGACATACTATAAAAGTAAATATGGGCTTAAAGTTAATGCTTTTCCTAATGCTCTTAAAAATTATCAGCAAATACTATCTTTGCCTATATATGGTGCATTAACAGAAGAAGAGATATATTATATTTGCGATAAAATCAAAGAGATAGCAAAAAATCGTGTTTAA
- a CDS encoding tetraacyldisaccharide 4'-kinase, which yields MVFNKLNIWVQRYFYHPNIFDKILSFFLIPITILYTFAVYFKKKFSKEIDFQIPIISIGNITLGGSGKTPLCMAIANEFKDGFIILRGYKRQSSGLVCVCINGDILTDVLTSGDEAMEYATNVKNANVIVSENRNIAIQKAKELGAKYILLDDGFGKFHIKKFNILIKPKQKPFFDVCIPSGAYRYPFYFYKFADFIAKEDISYFKSTKIIDPTQRMVLISAIANPNRLDEFKKMCVGYYYFPDHYSFKKDELLKIIKEHNATSILVTNKDFVKIKDFGLNVSLIKLQVRLSGEFKELINSKIL from the coding sequence ATCGTGTTTAATAAGTTAAATATTTGGGTGCAAAGATATTTTTATCACCCAAATATTTTTGATAAAATTTTATCATTTTTTTTAATTCCGATAACTATTTTATATACTTTTGCAGTCTATTTTAAAAAAAAATTTTCAAAAGAGATAGATTTTCAAATACCTATAATAAGCATAGGAAACATAACCCTTGGTGGTAGCGGCAAAACCCCCCTTTGTATGGCTATAGCGAATGAATTTAAAGATGGTTTTATAATTCTAAGGGGCTATAAAAGACAGAGTAGCGGGCTTGTTTGCGTTTGTATAAACGGAGATATTTTAACTGATGTCTTAACTAGCGGCGATGAGGCTATGGAGTATGCAACAAATGTCAAAAACGCCAATGTAATCGTTAGCGAAAATAGAAACATTGCTATACAAAAAGCAAAAGAGCTCGGTGCAAAATATATACTTTTAGATGATGGTTTTGGTAAATTTCATATAAAAAAATTTAATATTCTCATAAAACCAAAGCAAAAACCATTTTTTGATGTTTGTATACCTAGTGGGGCTTATAGATATCCTTTTTATTTTTATAAATTTGCTGATTTTATAGCCAAAGAAGATATCTCTTATTTTAAAAGCACAAAGATAATAGATCCTACTCAAAGAATGGTTTTGATTTCAGCTATAGCAAATCCAAATAGACTTGATGAATTTAAAAAAATGTGTGTGGGATATTACTATTTTCCAGACCATTATAGCTTCAAAAAAGATGAGTTGTTAAAAATCATAAAAGAGCATAATGCAACATCTATTTTGGTTACAAATAAAGATTTTGTAAAGATTAAAGATTTTGGTCTTAATGTGTCATTGATAAAACTACAAGTAAGACTTAGTGGTGAGTTTAAAGAGCTTATAAACTCAAAAATTTTATAA
- the thrC gene encoding threonine synthase: protein MKLVQTRAKKDENLKKVELTQALLSPSSKYGGLYAPKKFPCISQELWSELADLKYEKFALEILKLFKFDIKKDILKKALKRYRSFDDPKNPVELKKIDKNIYVNELYHGPTRAFKDMALAPFGEVLSSLAKQKDEKYLIMCATSGDTGPATLNTFANTENIKVVCIYPADGTSEVQRLQMVCMKGENLKVIGIKGDFDDAQNTLKTLLADDGFKAELKRESLNLSAANSVNFGRIMFQIIYHAYTYAKLLKDKVIDENQSIDIIVPSGNFGNALGAYYAKKMGAKIGKIKIASNKNKILTEFFNTGKYDLRDKKLAKTISPAMDILISSNIERLLFDKFGAVRTRELMKDLSKNKFYKLKKSELAKLQEDFVADFCTDKECEKFIKKWVKKGYAIDPHTATCFKMIDDKSINIVTSTAHWVKFAPSMLKACDMQSKDEKQGLKKLAKKLDQEIPKSIKKLFNAKNLHPDIVEKDSVKDEILSWIKQ, encoded by the coding sequence ATGAAATTAGTCCAAACAAGAGCAAAAAAAGATGAAAATCTAAAAAAAGTAGAGCTTACTCAGGCATTATTATCACCTAGTAGTAAATATGGTGGTCTTTATGCACCAAAAAAATTTCCTTGTATTTCACAAGAACTTTGGAGTGAATTGGCTGATTTGAAATATGAAAAATTTGCATTAGAAATTTTAAAATTATTTAAGTTTGATATTAAAAAAGATATTTTAAAAAAAGCTTTAAAAAGATATAGAAGCTTTGATGATCCAAAAAACCCAGTTGAACTAAAAAAAATAGATAAAAATATATATGTAAATGAGCTATATCACGGACCTACTCGTGCTTTTAAAGATATGGCTCTTGCTCCATTTGGTGAAGTTTTAAGCTCCCTGGCTAAACAAAAAGATGAAAAATATCTGATTATGTGTGCTACGAGCGGCGATACAGGGCCTGCAACACTAAACACATTTGCAAATACTGAAAATATAAAGGTCGTTTGCATATATCCAGCCGATGGAACAAGTGAAGTTCAAAGACTTCAGATGGTTTGTATGAAAGGTGAAAATTTAAAAGTGATAGGTATAAAAGGTGATTTTGATGATGCCCAAAATACACTAAAAACTCTTTTAGCTGATGATGGGTTTAAAGCCGAACTTAAAAGAGAAAGTCTAAATCTAAGTGCTGCAAATTCTGTAAATTTTGGTCGCATAATGTTTCAAATTATTTATCATGCTTATACTTACGCAAAGCTTTTAAAAGATAAGGTTATAGATGAAAATCAAAGTATTGACATCATTGTTCCAAGTGGAAATTTTGGAAATGCTTTGGGTGCTTATTATGCAAAAAAAATGGGTGCTAAAATAGGAAAAATAAAAATAGCATCAAATAAAAATAAAATTTTGACAGAATTTTTTAATACCGGAAAATATGATTTAAGAGATAAAAAATTAGCAAAAACTATAAGTCCTGCGATGGATATTTTGATTAGTTCAAATATAGAAAGACTATTGTTTGATAAATTTGGAGCCGTTAGGACAAGAGAGCTTATGAAAGATTTGAGTAAAAACAAATTTTATAAACTCAAAAAGAGCGAACTTGCAAAATTACAAGAGGATTTTGTGGCTGATTTTTGCACTGACAAAGAGTGTGAGAAATTTATAAAAAAATGGGTTAAAAAAGGCTATGCTATAGACCCGCATACTGCTACTTGCTTTAAAATGATAGATGATAAAAGCATAAACATAGTAACATCAACAGCACATTGGGTAAAATTTGCACCTAGTATGCTAAAAGCTTGTGATATGCAAAGCAAAGATGAGAAACAAGGACTTAAAAAACTTGCCAAAAAACTAGATCAAGAAATTCCAAAAAGCATAAAAAAGTTATTCAATGCTAAGAATTTACACCCTGATATAGTTGAAAAAGACAGCGTAAAAGATGAAATTTTATCTTGGATAAAACAATGA